A genomic region of Antennarius striatus isolate MH-2024 chromosome 2, ASM4005453v1, whole genome shotgun sequence contains the following coding sequences:
- the phlda3 gene encoding pleckstrin homology-like domain family A member 3, with product MSLPVKVMRDGLVEKRSSGLLQLWKKKRCVLTEEGLRLHNCKSGGDAPSAAWSSKAKELRFERMATVDCVEYKRGLVYFTVVMATGKEIDFRCPQEGTAWNAEIALALVRYKNLQAVRTGRNRHLFSAHLGSTGEEEDL from the coding sequence ATGTCTCTCCCTGTCAAAGTGATGAGGGACGGGTTGGTGGAGAAGCGCAGCAGCGGACTCCTCCAGCTGTGGAAGAAGAAGCGCTGCGTCCTCACCGAGGAGGGACTGCGTCTGCACAACTGCAAAAGCGGAGGTGATGCTCCCAGCGCGGCTTGGAGTTCCAAAGCCAAGGAGCTGCGCTTCGAGCGCATGGCCACGGTGGACTGCGTGGAGTACAAGCGTGGGCTGGTGTATTTCACCGTGGTCATGGCCACTGGGAAGGAGATTGACTTTCGGTGTCCTCAGGAAGGAACGGCGTGGAACGCTGAGATCGCGTTGGCGCTGGTGCGCTACAAGAACCTGCAGGCGGTGCGCACCGGACGGAACAGGCACCTGTTCTCGGCACACCTGGGCAGCACCGGGGAGGAAGAGGACCTCTGA